The Bradyrhizobium sp. WBAH42 genome includes a window with the following:
- a CDS encoding ABC transporter ATP-binding protein, which produces MTDTLLDVDGIETCYGLSQVLFGLSLSIKPGEMVSLMGRNGMGKTTTIRSIMGLTPARAGTIRFAGAEVRQLPSYRIAKLGVGLVPEGRQIFPNLTVRENLVAAAADRFNSDNPWTLAAIYVLFPRLAERASNMGNQLSGGEQQMLAIGRALMTNPKLLILDEATEGLAPLIREEIWNCLSLLKSRGQSILVVDKNVDHLARICDRHYIIERGKTVWSGTSDELMAAPDLQHKYLGI; this is translated from the coding sequence ATGACTGACACGCTGCTCGACGTCGACGGCATCGAGACCTGTTACGGCCTGTCCCAGGTGCTGTTCGGCCTGTCGCTGTCGATCAAGCCGGGCGAGATGGTCTCGCTGATGGGCCGCAACGGCATGGGCAAGACCACCACCATCCGCTCCATCATGGGCCTGACGCCGGCGCGCGCAGGCACCATTCGTTTCGCGGGCGCTGAGGTGCGGCAGCTTCCGTCCTACAGAATCGCCAAGCTGGGCGTCGGTCTCGTTCCCGAGGGACGCCAGATCTTCCCGAACCTCACCGTGCGCGAAAACCTGGTCGCGGCTGCGGCCGATCGCTTCAACAGCGATAATCCCTGGACGCTCGCGGCCATCTACGTGCTGTTCCCGCGCCTGGCCGAGCGTGCGTCCAACATGGGCAACCAGCTCTCCGGCGGCGAGCAGCAGATGCTCGCAATCGGCCGCGCGCTGATGACGAATCCCAAACTCCTGATCCTGGACGAAGCGACCGAGGGCCTCGCGCCGCTGATCCGCGAAGAAATCTGGAACTGCCTGTCGTTGCTCAAGAGCCGGGGCCAGTCGATCCTGGTCGTCGACAAGAACGTCGATCATCTCGCCCGCATCTGCGATCGCCACTACATCATCGAGCGCGGCAAGACGGTGTGGAGCGGCACCTCCGACGAACTGATGGCCGCGCCGGACTTGCAGCACAAATATCTGGGAATCTGA
- a CDS encoding AraC family transcriptional regulator yields the protein MRDFYEQIVGLPQDDIGSAQRGAAQWLDYPGCVFVKGEFRADAEGPAIAAPGLFISVAFDEADTGRGTLTRSIGERRMGVMAVRESLAVKRSVRCGERPAIGLALPEASIDQLGLGAAFRALFKDERSGAVIVSRTAPARVRAVAAEMFSPPVAGNAARLLLSAHAAEIVVHVLFGECGRIAVDPATDLQRIRLQSAKERMDADLAYPWSIDELARNAGLSRRSFNQKFQIAYGESSIDYLRARRLDTARSLLIHQRLSVTEAAYRVGYTHPANFATAFRRRFGHSPSRCQ from the coding sequence ATGCGGGACTTTTACGAGCAAATTGTCGGGTTGCCTCAGGACGACATCGGTTCCGCACAGCGAGGGGCCGCCCAATGGCTGGATTATCCGGGCTGTGTGTTCGTCAAAGGTGAGTTTCGAGCAGACGCCGAGGGGCCTGCAATCGCGGCGCCGGGCCTGTTCATCTCGGTAGCGTTCGATGAAGCCGACACTGGCCGCGGCACTCTGACGCGCTCAATCGGCGAGAGGCGGATGGGCGTGATGGCCGTGCGCGAGTCCCTCGCCGTGAAACGCTCAGTGCGGTGTGGGGAGCGGCCCGCCATCGGCCTCGCGTTGCCCGAAGCTTCCATCGATCAGCTCGGACTCGGCGCCGCGTTTCGGGCGCTGTTCAAGGACGAGAGATCTGGTGCGGTCATCGTCTCGCGGACCGCACCAGCGCGGGTGCGGGCGGTCGCGGCGGAAATGTTCTCGCCGCCGGTCGCCGGAAACGCGGCGCGATTGTTGTTGTCGGCGCATGCCGCCGAGATCGTCGTCCATGTCTTGTTCGGTGAGTGCGGCCGGATCGCGGTTGATCCGGCGACAGATCTCCAGCGCATTCGACTGCAATCGGCCAAGGAGCGGATGGACGCCGACCTTGCCTATCCCTGGAGCATCGACGAGCTGGCGCGCAACGCAGGCCTGAGCCGACGATCTTTCAATCAGAAATTCCAGATCGCCTATGGCGAGAGCTCCATCGATTATCTGAGGGCCCGCCGGCTCGATACCGCACGATCCCTTCTGATACACCAGCGCTTGTCGGTCACCGAGGCGGCCTATCGGGTCGGCTACACCCATCCGGCGAACTTCGCGACGGCCTTTCGCAGGCGCTTCGGTCATTCGCCGAGCCGCTGCCAGTAA
- a CDS encoding TonB-dependent siderophore receptor, which translates to MKAGLGVAGLGAVLQSTPSLAQVSGTNSGSTAATLPPVTVEAPSQVRPRAPSTQRNSPSQRGRVAAQRDAASRQAGSRDAREAGGSRATMSSENSYVANGSSAGTKTNTPLLETPQSISVVTRKELNDRAVQTLTEAVGYEPGVRIDASGYDPRFDAISIRGFDITYNGIYLDGLRLVGAGLGVFKTEPYGVDSITVVRGPSSALYGLGSPGGLIDLQSKLPTSQPFHEVQTLFGDRDRVQGNFDVSGPIDPNGQFSYRLTGVVRDADVFVPGGKDNRTYVAPAVTWRPDQSTTLTLLGAYQRSKTPGSMFTYSAGTGTTTDIFTGSPSYNSLDQEQGRVGYLFEHAFNNAVTVRQKFRYVDLDAVTRYVGFLGVPVGNVVSRYTGYVHDTLQSAIMDNQVEARLSTGPVQHTLLVGTDYTSSRFTDKQGFGFGVSDLNLAAPVYAPESIPDPAISSSTAQRQTQSGVYIQDQAKLDHWILTLSGRSDWVRTTSEDLFALTRQAQSDQAYSGRAGLTYVFDSGVAPYVAYSTSFFPNLGVDPSGAFFKPTTGKQTEIGVKYQPLGTRSFITAALFDLTQDGGLVTTGAGVTIQRGEIQSRGFELQGLASLGNGFDITSSYTYLDMVTKQAGDSALVGKFPSGNPPHTVTLWGNYALPLAGPFAGLSVGAGARYMSWSYGDDLNTFRNSSVTLVDAALKYDFGQAAKELKGLQFQVNAKNLFNVHYTTCQVGYCYRGAPLTVIATLGYRW; encoded by the coding sequence ATGAAGGCTGGTCTGGGTGTGGCCGGTCTGGGCGCGGTTTTGCAGTCGACGCCGAGCCTCGCACAGGTCTCCGGGACCAATTCGGGATCAACGGCCGCGACATTGCCGCCCGTCACCGTGGAGGCGCCGAGCCAGGTGCGTCCGCGCGCCCCGTCTACCCAGCGCAATTCACCATCGCAGCGCGGCCGTGTCGCGGCGCAACGCGATGCCGCCTCCAGGCAAGCCGGAAGCCGGGATGCGCGCGAGGCAGGTGGCAGTCGCGCCACGATGTCGAGCGAGAACAGCTACGTCGCGAACGGCAGCTCCGCAGGCACCAAGACGAACACGCCCCTGCTGGAGACACCGCAGTCGATCTCGGTCGTGACGCGCAAGGAGCTCAACGACCGCGCCGTGCAGACGCTGACGGAAGCAGTCGGCTATGAGCCGGGCGTGCGCATCGATGCCTCGGGCTACGATCCGCGCTTCGACGCCATCTCGATCCGGGGCTTCGACATCACCTATAACGGCATCTATCTCGACGGCCTGCGTCTCGTCGGCGCCGGCCTTGGCGTGTTCAAGACGGAGCCTTATGGGGTCGACAGCATCACCGTGGTCCGCGGCCCGAGCTCGGCGCTCTATGGCCTCGGCTCGCCAGGCGGACTGATCGATCTGCAAAGCAAGCTGCCGACCAGCCAGCCGTTCCACGAGGTGCAGACGCTGTTCGGCGACCGCGATCGCGTCCAGGGCAATTTCGATGTCTCGGGGCCGATCGATCCCAACGGCCAATTCTCTTATCGGCTGACCGGCGTGGTGCGCGACGCCGACGTCTTCGTGCCGGGAGGCAAGGACAATCGCACCTATGTCGCTCCGGCCGTCACCTGGCGACCGGATCAATCGACAACCCTCACGCTTCTCGGCGCCTATCAGAGATCGAAGACGCCGGGCTCGATGTTCACCTATTCGGCGGGGACCGGCACCACCACGGATATCTTCACGGGCAGCCCGTCTTACAATTCGCTCGATCAGGAGCAGGGGCGGGTCGGCTATCTGTTCGAGCACGCGTTCAACAACGCCGTGACCGTTCGCCAGAAATTCCGCTACGTCGATCTCGACGCGGTTACGCGCTACGTCGGCTTTCTCGGTGTTCCCGTCGGCAATGTCGTGTCGCGTTATACCGGCTACGTCCACGACACGCTGCAATCGGCCATCATGGACAACCAGGTCGAGGCAAGGCTCTCCACTGGCCCCGTGCAGCACACGCTCCTGGTCGGCACCGACTATACGTCGTCGAGGTTCACCGACAAGCAGGGGTTCGGCTTCGGCGTGTCCGATCTCAATCTGGCTGCGCCGGTCTATGCGCCGGAATCCATTCCGGATCCCGCGATCTCGTCCTCCACGGCGCAGCGGCAAACCCAGTCCGGCGTCTACATTCAGGATCAGGCCAAGCTGGACCACTGGATCCTGACGCTTAGCGGCCGCAGCGACTGGGTCCGCACCACGAGCGAGGACCTGTTCGCGCTGACGAGACAGGCGCAGTCCGATCAGGCCTATAGCGGGCGGGCAGGACTGACCTATGTGTTCGATTCCGGTGTGGCGCCCTACGTCGCCTATTCGACGTCGTTCTTTCCCAATCTCGGCGTCGATCCGTCGGGCGCCTTCTTCAAGCCGACCACCGGCAAGCAGACCGAGATCGGCGTGAAGTATCAGCCGCTGGGGACGCGGAGCTTCATCACCGCCGCGCTGTTCGACCTGACCCAGGATGGCGGCCTGGTGACGACGGGCGCGGGCGTGACGATCCAGCGCGGCGAGATTCAAAGCCGCGGCTTCGAATTGCAGGGGCTCGCAAGCCTCGGCAACGGTTTCGATATCACCTCGTCCTACACCTATCTCGACATGGTCACCAAGCAGGCCGGCGACAGCGCGCTGGTCGGCAAGTTTCCGTCCGGCAATCCTCCGCACACCGTGACACTGTGGGGGAATTATGCCCTGCCGCTGGCTGGCCCCTTCGCGGGCCTGAGCGTCGGTGCCGGCGCGCGCTACATGTCCTGGAGCTATGGCGATGATCTGAACACGTTCAGGAACAGCTCGGTGACGCTGGTCGACGCGGCGCTGAAATACGATTTCGGCCAGGCGGCGAAGGAGCTGAAAGGGCTTCAGTTCCAGGTCAACGCCAAGAACCTGTTCAATGTGCACTACACGACCTGTCAGGTCGGTTATTGCTACCGGGGTGCGCCGCTCACCGTCATCGCCACGCTCGGCTATCGCTGGTGA
- a CDS encoding glutamine synthetase family protein, with protein MTFVARHALWSDEQRDAAQRMRRIAEEKNLEVIRLAFPDQHGILRGKTIVASEAIASLESGCSITTTMLAKDTSHRTVFPVFTAGGGFGMKEMEGAADVLMVPDPTTFRVLPWAPTTGWVLCDLYFNDGRPVPFATRGLYKRVLGELGTRGHDFVAGLEVEFHIFRLDDPHMRAEDAGQPGTPPSVSLLSHGYQYLTEQRFDQMEPVLEILRRDIVALGLPLRSVEVEFGPSQCEFTFQPKKGVEPADNMVLFRSAVKQIARRHGYHATFMCRPKLPNVFASGWHLHQSIVSRASGDNLFMAQEAAKDGGEPLSAFGKSYLAGLLDHARASTLFTTPTINGYKRYRSYSLAPDRAIWGRDNRGVMIRVLGGAGDASTRLENRIGEPAANPYLYMASQILSGLDGVDRKLDPGPSADTPYETKAPPLPKSLRDAVSALKDDPFFREKLGAEFVDYYTHIKNAEIDRFLSEVTDWEHREYFEVF; from the coding sequence GTGACTTTCGTCGCGCGACATGCGCTGTGGTCGGATGAGCAGAGGGACGCAGCCCAGCGCATGCGCCGCATCGCCGAGGAGAAGAACCTCGAGGTCATCCGCCTCGCCTTCCCCGACCAGCACGGCATCCTGCGCGGCAAGACCATCGTCGCATCCGAGGCGATCGCCTCGCTGGAGAGCGGCTGCTCCATCACCACCACCATGCTGGCCAAGGATACCTCGCATCGCACGGTATTCCCCGTGTTCACGGCAGGCGGCGGCTTCGGCATGAAGGAGATGGAGGGCGCGGCCGACGTGCTGATGGTGCCTGATCCCACCACGTTTCGCGTGCTGCCGTGGGCGCCCACCACGGGCTGGGTGCTGTGCGACCTTTATTTCAACGACGGCCGTCCCGTGCCTTTCGCGACGCGCGGGCTCTACAAGCGCGTCCTCGGTGAGCTCGGCACGCGCGGCCACGATTTCGTCGCGGGGCTCGAAGTGGAATTCCACATCTTCAGGCTCGACGATCCGCATATGCGCGCGGAAGACGCAGGCCAGCCCGGCACGCCGCCCTCGGTCAGCCTGCTCAGCCACGGCTATCAATATCTCACCGAGCAACGCTTCGATCAGATGGAGCCGGTGCTGGAGATCCTGCGCCGCGACATCGTCGCGCTGGGGCTGCCGTTGCGCTCGGTCGAGGTGGAGTTCGGCCCCAGCCAGTGCGAATTCACGTTCCAGCCGAAGAAGGGCGTGGAGCCCGCCGACAACATGGTGCTGTTCCGCAGCGCGGTGAAGCAGATCGCGCGCCGCCATGGTTATCACGCCACCTTCATGTGCCGGCCGAAGCTGCCGAACGTGTTCGCGAGCGGCTGGCACCTGCATCAGTCGATCGTCTCGCGCGCGAGCGGCGACAATCTGTTCATGGCCCAGGAAGCGGCGAAGGATGGCGGCGAGCCGCTCAGCGCGTTCGGCAAATCCTACCTCGCCGGCCTGCTCGATCACGCCCGCGCCTCGACATTGTTCACCACGCCCACCATCAACGGCTACAAGCGCTATCGCTCCTATTCGCTGGCGCCCGACCGTGCGATCTGGGGCCGCGACAATCGCGGCGTGATGATCCGCGTGCTCGGCGGCGCCGGTGATGCCTCAACGCGCCTGGAGAACCGCATCGGTGAGCCCGCGGCCAATCCCTATCTCTACATGGCCTCGCAGATTCTCTCCGGCCTCGACGGCGTCGACCGCAAGCTCGATCCCGGCCCCTCGGCCGACACGCCCTACGAGACCAAGGCGCCGCCATTGCCGAAAAGCTTGCGCGATGCGGTCTCAGCGCTCAAGGACGACCCGTTCTTCCGCGAGAAGCTCGGGGCGGAGTTCGTCGACTACTACACCCACATCAAGAACGCCGAGATCGACCGCTTCCTGTCGGAAGTGACCGACTGGGAGCATCGCGAATATTTCGAGGTGTTTTGA
- a CDS encoding aromatic ring-hydroxylating dioxygenase subunit alpha has product MMSQEQNDLITRTGPKDPCGKLMRSYWQPAALVDELEGARPIRPVKLLGENLVLFRDETGRYGLIDRHCAHRGADLAFGRLEHGGLRCAFHGWLFDATGQCIETPAEPKDSKLCQNIRQRSYPVVEKSGILWAYLGEGEPPAFPELDCFIAPSSHTFAFKGHMACNWLQALEVGIDPAHASYLHRFFEDEDTSTAYGKQFRGASAGSDLPMTKILREYDRPIINVEHTEYGLRLIALREIDEERTHVRVTNQLFPHGFVIPMSTEMTITQWHVPVDDENCYWYAIFTSYSNPVDKQKMRDQRLELYELPDYKSRKNRANDYGFDPHEQQTATYTGMGNDINVHDQWAVESMGAIQDRTKEHLGQSDKAIVQYRRLLRQEIEKVSGGERPMLFLDAANARSIQGPATMDGIGPTRGWETYWMEVDVKRRRGAPWTAPVPKEIADNVHRLTAAE; this is encoded by the coding sequence ATGATGAGCCAGGAGCAGAACGACCTGATCACCCGCACCGGGCCGAAGGATCCGTGCGGGAAGCTGATGCGGAGCTACTGGCAGCCGGCGGCGCTGGTGGACGAGCTGGAGGGTGCGCGGCCGATCCGTCCGGTGAAACTGCTCGGCGAGAATCTGGTGCTGTTCCGCGATGAGACCGGGCGCTATGGGCTGATCGACCGCCACTGCGCCCATCGCGGCGCCGACCTCGCCTTCGGACGGCTCGAGCATGGTGGCCTGCGCTGCGCCTTCCATGGCTGGCTGTTCGACGCCACCGGCCAGTGCATCGAGACGCCGGCCGAGCCGAAGGATTCCAAGCTTTGCCAGAACATCCGCCAGCGCTCCTACCCCGTCGTCGAGAAGAGCGGCATCCTATGGGCCTATCTCGGCGAGGGTGAGCCGCCGGCGTTCCCGGAGCTCGACTGCTTCATTGCACCAAGCAGCCATACCTTCGCGTTCAAGGGGCACATGGCCTGCAACTGGCTGCAGGCGCTGGAGGTCGGCATCGATCCCGCCCACGCCTCCTATCTGCACCGCTTCTTCGAGGACGAGGACACCTCCACCGCCTATGGCAAGCAGTTTCGCGGCGCCTCCGCCGGCAGCGATCTGCCGATGACGAAGATCCTGCGCGAATACGATCGCCCGATCATCAATGTCGAGCACACCGAATACGGCCTGCGCCTGATCGCGCTGCGCGAGATCGACGAGGAGCGCACCCATGTGCGTGTCACCAACCAGCTGTTCCCGCACGGCTTCGTCATCCCCATGAGCACGGAGATGACGATCACGCAGTGGCACGTGCCTGTCGATGACGAGAACTGCTATTGGTACGCGATCTTCACCAGCTATTCGAACCCGGTCGACAAGCAGAAGATGCGCGACCAGCGGCTCGAGCTCTACGAGCTGCCCGACTACAAATCGCGCAAGAACCGAGCTAACGATTACGGTTTCGATCCGCACGAGCAGCAGACCGCGACCTATACCGGCATGGGCAACGACATCAACGTCCACGACCAGTGGGCGGTGGAATCGATGGGCGCGATCCAGGATCGTACCAAGGAGCATCTCGGACAGAGCGACAAGGCGATCGTGCAGTATCGCCGCCTGCTGCGGCAGGAGATCGAGAAGGTCTCCGGCGGCGAGAGGCCGATGCTGTTTCTGGACGCGGCCAACGCGCGCAGCATTCAGGGGCCAGCGACGATGGACGGCATCGGACCGACGCGGGGCTGGGAGACCTATTGGATGGAAGTCGACGTCAAGCGCCGCCGCGGCGCGCCATGGACCGCGCCGGTGCCGAAGGAGATCGCGGACAACGTGCACCGGCTGACGGCGGCCGAGTGA
- a CDS encoding IclR family transcriptional regulator C-terminal domain-containing protein produces the protein MPKLKRTETDERATDFVEALDRGLRLLQCFGTNAGPMTLSDLARTADLPRATARRMLFTLQRGGFVSGDGKLFSLTPHVLTLAASYLRSNQLVAVLQPVLDRVATAANEISSLAVLDRDEVVFIARSSPARMFSGGLEIGYRLPSFCTSVGRAMLGQLDDADLAARLKTMKREALTPQTVTDPKALLARIAADRAQGYSLVDREAEPHFRSISVPVRRYDGVIVAAINMGAHVDRVPAQELIDRFLPLLRDGAEAVRSQLL, from the coding sequence ATGCCCAAGCTGAAGCGGACTGAGACTGACGAGCGCGCAACGGATTTCGTCGAGGCCCTCGACCGCGGGCTGCGCCTGCTGCAGTGCTTCGGCACAAATGCCGGCCCGATGACGCTGAGCGATCTCGCCCGCACTGCCGATCTGCCGCGCGCGACGGCGCGGCGCATGCTGTTCACGCTCCAGCGCGGCGGCTTCGTCAGCGGCGATGGGAAACTGTTCTCGCTGACGCCGCATGTGCTGACGCTGGCCGCGTCCTATTTGCGATCCAACCAGCTCGTCGCGGTGCTGCAACCGGTGCTCGATCGCGTTGCGACGGCGGCGAATGAAATCTCCTCGCTGGCCGTGCTCGACCGCGACGAGGTCGTGTTCATCGCCCGCAGCAGTCCGGCGCGCATGTTCTCCGGCGGCCTCGAGATCGGCTACCGCCTGCCGTCCTTCTGCACCTCGGTCGGCCGCGCCATGCTCGGCCAACTCGACGACGCCGATCTCGCTGCCCGGCTGAAGACGATGAAACGGGAGGCGCTGACGCCGCAGACGGTGACCGATCCGAAGGCGCTGCTCGCGCGCATCGCTGCCGACCGGGCCCAGGGCTATTCGCTGGTCGACCGCGAGGCCGAGCCGCACTTCCGCTCGATCTCGGTCCCCGTCCGCCGCTACGACGGCGTGATCGTCGCCGCCATCAACATGGGCGCGCATGTCGACCGCGTGCCGGCGCAGGAGCTGATCGACCGCTTCCTGCCGCTGTTGCGGGACGGTGCGGAGGCGGTGCGTTCGCAGTTGCTGTAA
- a CDS encoding PRC-barrel domain-containing protein, translating to MQHTMVPSDRVEHVAVYGRDGTKLGTIERLMLDKMSGTVAYAVIKTGGLLGTRHHYPLQWSALKYDPARQAFQIEQTLDELSSGPCEFDGDAFDWGDRSRPYPHPNYWSI from the coding sequence ATGCAACACACCATGGTTCCCAGTGATCGCGTGGAGCACGTCGCCGTCTACGGACGCGACGGCACGAAGCTCGGCACGATCGAGCGACTGATGCTCGACAAGATGAGCGGAACGGTCGCCTATGCCGTGATCAAGACCGGCGGGCTGCTCGGTACACGTCACCATTATCCGCTGCAGTGGAGCGCGCTGAAATACGATCCGGCACGGCAGGCGTTCCAGATCGAGCAGACGCTGGACGAACTCAGCAGCGGCCCGTGCGAGTTCGATGGCGACGCGTTCGACTGGGGCGACCGCTCGCGGCCCTACCCGCATCCGAATTACTGGTCGATCTAG
- a CDS encoding VOC family protein, whose amino-acid sequence MNPPNAYEAPRLFHTMRCKDTEAMIAWLKNVLGFTERVVYRKEGTVVHVELAFGSSILMLGAHRDDAYGRQVGDIGGRRTDAVYLAVDEPDALYQKVKAAGAQIEMEPYTTDYGSRDFAARDPEGGLWSFGTYWPKVGEQPLPG is encoded by the coding sequence ATGAACCCGCCGAACGCTTATGAAGCGCCGCGCCTCTTCCACACCATGCGCTGCAAGGATACGGAGGCGATGATCGCCTGGCTGAAGAACGTTCTCGGCTTCACCGAACGCGTGGTGTACCGCAAGGAGGGCACGGTCGTTCACGTCGAGCTGGCGTTCGGATCGTCGATCCTCATGCTGGGCGCGCATCGCGACGACGCCTACGGCAGACAGGTTGGCGACATCGGCGGCCGGCGGACGGATGCCGTCTATCTCGCTGTTGATGAGCCCGACGCGCTCTATCAAAAGGTCAAGGCCGCCGGGGCGCAGATCGAGATGGAGCCCTACACGACCGATTATGGCAGCCGCGATTTCGCCGCGCGCGATCCGGAGGGCGGGCTCTGGAGCTTTGGCACCTATTGGCCCAAAGTCGGCGAGCAGCCGCTTCCCGGCTAG
- a CDS encoding AraC family transcriptional regulator, giving the protein MDAPPDVVRRPPSPRLARLVSSISFYRERGIGLAAFRHAAPLTLPLLVNLGTPFRIALGHQPDTADARPSFAAGLFPGPVVIESDGHAECVQVDFTPLGAYRFFGGAVPDLTARIVGLDDIWGRHGSDLRARVAEAAGWQRRFEIVEDFVLRHAVHEPSPEIAFALQTLWRGAGAVRIADIASDIGWSRKHLTRRFHHEIGVPPKTLAQMLRFHRACILARTDGTGGWAAIAAEAGYADQAHLARDFRIFSGETPTGWAARLDVIDPRLMRDGGG; this is encoded by the coding sequence ATGGACGCGCCTCCCGATGTCGTTCGTCGACCGCCCTCGCCGCGCCTTGCGCGCCTGGTCTCCAGCATTTCGTTCTACCGCGAGCGCGGCATCGGCCTGGCCGCCTTCCGGCACGCCGCGCCGCTTACACTGCCTCTGCTGGTGAATTTGGGAACGCCCTTCCGTATTGCACTCGGACACCAACCTGACACCGCCGATGCGCGGCCGAGTTTCGCGGCGGGTCTGTTTCCCGGACCGGTCGTTATCGAATCCGACGGACACGCCGAATGCGTTCAGGTCGATTTCACGCCGCTCGGGGCGTATCGCTTCTTCGGAGGAGCCGTGCCCGATCTGACCGCACGGATCGTCGGACTCGACGACATTTGGGGGCGGCACGGTAGCGACCTCCGCGCGAGGGTGGCCGAGGCGGCCGGCTGGCAGCGACGATTCGAGATCGTGGAAGACTTCGTGCTTCGCCACGCCGTGCATGAGCCCTCGCCTGAGATCGCTTTCGCGTTGCAGACGCTCTGGCGAGGCGCGGGCGCGGTCAGAATCGCCGACATTGCCTCCGACATCGGCTGGAGCCGCAAGCATCTCACGCGCCGCTTCCACCACGAGATCGGTGTTCCGCCAAAGACGTTGGCCCAGATGCTGCGCTTTCATCGAGCTTGCATCCTGGCCCGGACGGACGGCACAGGCGGCTGGGCGGCCATTGCCGCGGAGGCCGGCTATGCCGACCAGGCACATCTTGCGCGCGATTTCCGCATCTTCAGCGGAGAGACACCGACCGGATGGGCCGCGCGGCTCGATGTCATCGATCCACGACTGATGCGCGACGGCGGCGGCTAG
- a CDS encoding group II truncated hemoglobin has product MTDTTTAISMFERIGGRATIDALVDRFYDRMDTLPEAKIIRAMHADDLGLIRDVLKRYLTEWTGGPRLYTPERGHPRLRQRHFGFSIGDAERDAWMLCMRGAMEQTITDAIAREDLDKALSNLADWMRNRP; this is encoded by the coding sequence ATGACCGACACGACCACCGCAATCTCCATGTTCGAGCGGATCGGCGGCCGCGCCACGATCGACGCCCTCGTCGACCGCTTCTACGACCGCATGGACACGCTGCCGGAGGCGAAGATCATCCGCGCCATGCATGCGGACGACCTCGGCCTGATCAGGGACGTGCTGAAGCGCTATCTCACCGAATGGACCGGCGGCCCGCGGCTCTATACGCCCGAGAGAGGCCATCCGCGGCTGCGCCAGCGCCATTTCGGCTTTTCCATTGGAGACGCCGAGCGCGACGCGTGGATGCTGTGCATGCGCGGCGCGATGGAGCAGACGATCACCGATGCCATCGCACGGGAGGATCTCGACAAGGCACTGTCGAACCTTGCGGATTGGATGCGCAACCGGCCGTGA
- a CDS encoding helix-turn-helix transcriptional regulator: MTESPDAESHFLEQLGQRVRTMRALRGMSRKVLAKVSGISERYIAQLESGKGNVSIVLLRRVSDAMGAHLEDLLPSADPTPDWQMFRDLLRKATPGQIAQAKDLLTGGSASAPRRAPFCGIALIGLRGAGKSTLGRMLAKKIGWSFVELNKEVEQQNGLSVAEIIALYGQEGFRRMEQAALQQLLARNELMVLATGGGIVSEPLTFDKVLSSFYTIWLKAEPEEHMARVRRQGDLRPMADDRSAMTELRNILLSREPLYSRATAVVDTAGLSVDAAAARLIDAVRPVLQNEARSFGLRSVAL, encoded by the coding sequence ATGACCGAAAGTCCCGACGCCGAATCCCACTTCCTCGAACAGCTCGGCCAGCGTGTGCGCACCATGCGCGCGCTGCGCGGCATGTCGCGCAAAGTGCTCGCGAAGGTGTCGGGAATCTCGGAGCGCTACATCGCGCAGCTCGAAAGCGGCAAGGGCAATGTCTCGATCGTGCTGCTGCGCCGCGTCTCCGACGCGATGGGCGCGCATCTCGAAGACCTGCTGCCAAGCGCCGATCCGACGCCGGACTGGCAGATGTTTCGCGACCTCTTGCGCAAGGCGACTCCCGGCCAGATCGCGCAAGCAAAGGATCTGCTCACTGGGGGCAGCGCCTCCGCGCCGCGGCGCGCGCCATTCTGCGGCATCGCGCTGATCGGCCTGCGCGGCGCCGGCAAGTCGACGCTTGGGCGGATGCTGGCGAAGAAGATCGGCTGGAGCTTTGTCGAGCTCAACAAGGAGGTCGAGCAGCAGAACGGCCTTTCGGTCGCGGAGATCATCGCGCTCTACGGCCAGGAAGGCTTTCGCCGCATGGAGCAGGCGGCGCTGCAACAGCTGCTGGCGCGCAACGAGCTGATGGTGCTGGCAACCGGCGGCGGCATCGTCTCCGAGCCCCTGACCTTCGACAAGGTCCTGAGCTCGTTCTACACGATCTGGCTGAAGGCCGAGCCGGAGGAGCACATGGCGCGCGTGCGTCGCCAGGGCGATCTGCGCCCGATGGCGGATGATCGCTCGGCGATGACGGAGCTGCGCAACATCCTGCTCAGCCGCGAGCCGCTGTATTCGCGCGCAACCGCGGTGGTGGATACGGCGGGACTGTCGGTCGACGCCGCCGCCGCGCGCCTGATCGATGCGGTGCGGCCGGTGCTGCAGAACGAGGCCCGCAGCTTCGGCCTACGCAGCGTGGCGCTGTAG